A single window of Nicotiana sylvestris chromosome 3, ASM39365v2, whole genome shotgun sequence DNA harbors:
- the LOC104241074 gene encoding pectinesterase inhibitor 4-like: MESCSSNSRKLIKTLFPILVLLFKISHTQANSNSNYTNFIESKCTLISTYPPICIKTLIPYSSSIQTNTIKLCDTALDIAIDGAKNASDMVSELGKKKGITKYEAAAIKDCITDLKDAVYELKETLGAMNHLNDTDKEFQWDNAKTYASAVISDANSCLDGLSDRKVNPVVKTKISGTISYVTKLASNALAFINHLY, translated from the coding sequence ATGGAGAGTTGCAGTTCTAATTCCAGAAAATTGATCAAGACCCTCTTTCCAATTCTTGTTCTTCTATTCAAAATCTCTCACACACAAGCCAACTCCAATTCAAACTACACCAACTTCATTGAATCCAAATGCACCTTAATCTCAACATACCCTCCCATTTGCATAAAAACACTTATCCCTTATTCATCTTCTATCCAAACTAACACCATAAAACTGTGTGACACTGCCCTTGACATAGCCATAGACGGCGCGAAAAACGCTTCTGATATGGTATCTGAGCTAGGAAAAAAGAAAGGAATTACAAAATATGAAGCTGCTGCCATTAAAGACTGCATTACTGATTTGAAAGATGCAGTGTATGAGTTGAAGGAAACACTTGGTGCAATGAATCATCTTAATGATACAGATAAGGAATTTCAATGGGATAATGCTAAGACTTATGCTAGTGCTGTTATAAGTGATGCAAATTCTTGTTTGGATGGTTTATCTGATAGGAAAGTGAATCCTGTTGTGAAGACTAAGATTAGTGGTACTATATCTTATGTTACTAAACTTGCTAGCAATGCTTTGGCTTTTATTAATCACCTTTACTGA
- the LOC138886825 gene encoding uncharacterized protein, whose translation MGTSLKIQSLVPITFWGECVKTTMYLINKLPITILDGKIPYKLLYVEAPKLENVRVFGCLSYARNFLRNDKLAARARRAVLLRYSDTQKGYKLFDLDTRTFFMSRDVSFRETIFPFKTGKSYDDDLLFVSITDAIGKVLQPKLPDATKLPIEAHNSSPSNGQLEPVAPTNLAEVDETSDSTLEVQAETEEEIAPIHEPSMVDQPIDNSKGKRGEYKVCKLIKSLYDLKQASRQWNIKLTDALLVAGYKQSSYDHSLFTKQVGGEIVIILVYVDDLLITGSCKELIQEARTTLYNIFKVKDLEELRHFLGIEVMRSKNGILIN comes from the exons ATGGGCACATCCTTGAAGATACAGAGCTTAGTTCCTATTACTTTTTGGGGAGAGTGTGTCAAGACTACAATGTATCTCATCAACAAATTGCCTATTACAATTCTTGATGGGAAGATACCTTATAAGCTGCTATATGTGGAAGCACCTAAACTGGAAAATGTAAGAGTGTTTGGTTGTTTGAGCTATGCTAGAAATTTTCTTAGGAATGACAAATTAGCTGcaagagcaaggagagcagtgttGCTACGATATTCTGATACTCAGAAGGGCTACAAATTGTTTGACCTTGACACAAGGACATTCTTTATGAGTAGAGATGTCAGCTTCAGGGAAACCATTTTCCCTTTCAAAACTGGGAAATCATATGATGATGATCTGCTGTTTGTTTCCATAACAGATGCCATAGGGAAAGTCTTGCAACCTAAATTGCCAGATGCCACAAAACTCCCAATAGAAGCACACAATTCTAGCCCTAGTAATGGACAACTTGAACCTGTAGCTCCCACAAATCTTGCAGAGGTTGATGAAACTAGTGATAGCACACTGGAGGTTCAAGCTGAAACTGAAGAGGAAATTGCACCAATTCACGAACCAAGTATGGTAGATCAACCAATAGACAATAGTAAGGGAAAGAGA GGGGAATATAAAGTGTGTAAATTGATCAAATCCTTGTATGACTTAAAACAAGCTTCGAGACAATGGAATATAAAACTTACTGATGCACTCTTAGTAGCTGGCTACAAACAAAGTTCATATGATCATTCCTTATTCACCAAACAAGTAGGAGGAGAAATAGTTATCATCTTGGTGTATGTGGATGACCTTTTAATCACTGGAAGCTGCAAGGAATTGATACAGGAAGCAAGAACCACTCTGTATAACATTTTCAAGGTAAAAGATCTAGAAGAGTTGAGGCATTTTCTAGGAATTGAAGTAATGAGATCCAAAAATGGCATActaattaattaa